Proteins from a genomic interval of Rhizobium leguminosarum:
- a CDS encoding class I SAM-dependent methyltransferase has translation MSRLDSFIRRLTAQRDILNSIIDLVGETPGPVLEFGLGNGRTYDHLRENFPGRRIVAFDWEIRSYSASTPEAEDMVTGNIRESGQAFVGIGAALAHADIGTGHDEIDAVTLTWLPRLIAGVLAPNGIAVSGLPLEHPELMALPLPDGIKEGRYFLYRRT, from the coding sequence ATGAGCCGCCTCGACAGCTTCATTCGCCGGTTGACGGCTCAACGCGACATTTTGAACTCGATCATCGATTTGGTGGGGGAAACGCCAGGCCCGGTGCTGGAGTTCGGCCTCGGCAACGGCCGCACCTATGATCACCTGCGCGAGAACTTTCCCGGCCGGCGCATCGTCGCTTTCGACTGGGAAATCCGTTCCTATTCGGCCTCGACACCAGAGGCAGAAGACATGGTGACCGGCAATATCCGCGAATCCGGCCAGGCCTTCGTCGGCATCGGCGCAGCCCTTGCCCATGCCGATATCGGCACCGGCCATGACGAGATCGACGCGGTAACGCTGACCTGGCTGCCGCGGCTGATTGCCGGCGTGCTGGCCCCTAACGGCATCGCCGTCAGCGGGCTGCCGCTGGAGCATCCCGAGCTGATGGCGCTGCCGCTCCCAGATGGCATCAAGGAAGGCCGGTATTTCCTGTATCGCAGGACGTAG
- a CDS encoding DUF3095 domain-containing protein, with amino-acid sequence MGIGVAVATWVCAKLDDMKTVTDEDFFAAVPLFSEFEGVTDAANYRPLPDGWVLALADIVGSTPAIAAGRYKDVNMAGASVISAVLNSVGKGDYPFVFGGDGALIALPGSLEKQARDALAAVQVWVEEDLGLTLRIAIVPVADTRAEGLDVRVARYSASPYVTYAMFWGGGTSWAEKQMKLGRYGVARAAPGTRPDLTGLSCRWSPIDARHGEIVSIIAVPGEGRPGQEFRDLVNGIVAITTEQNRDSHPVPADGPNLAFSLHGINREAKATAPAGRRLRQKLIIFLQLAITVVCYKLGIPLGRFDARRYKRDVAGNSDFRKFDDGLKMTIDVDAEHLKRIETLLEAARAKGIARYGLHRQASALMTCFVPTPISRDHMHFIDGAAGGYAVAASRMTGKSLSTAPSMI; translated from the coding sequence ATGGGAATTGGCGTTGCAGTGGCAACATGGGTCTGTGCTAAGCTGGACGATATGAAAACCGTGACCGACGAAGATTTCTTTGCCGCCGTGCCGCTCTTCAGCGAATTCGAGGGCGTGACCGACGCCGCCAATTACCGGCCGCTGCCGGACGGATGGGTGCTGGCGCTGGCCGACATCGTCGGCTCGACGCCGGCAATCGCTGCCGGCCGTTACAAGGACGTCAACATGGCGGGCGCCAGCGTCATATCGGCGGTCTTGAATTCCGTCGGCAAGGGCGACTACCCCTTCGTCTTCGGCGGCGACGGCGCGCTGATTGCGCTTCCGGGTTCGCTGGAAAAGCAGGCGCGCGACGCCCTTGCCGCCGTGCAGGTCTGGGTCGAGGAGGATTTGGGCCTGACGCTGCGCATCGCCATCGTGCCGGTCGCCGACACCCGCGCCGAGGGCCTCGACGTCCGCGTCGCGCGTTACTCCGCAAGCCCTTATGTCACCTATGCGATGTTCTGGGGCGGCGGCACCAGCTGGGCTGAAAAACAGATGAAGCTCGGCCGGTACGGCGTTGCCCGCGCGGCCCCGGGAACGCGCCCCGATCTCACCGGCCTTTCCTGCCGCTGGAGCCCGATCGACGCCAGGCACGGCGAGATCGTCTCGATCATCGCGGTTCCCGGCGAGGGCCGGCCGGGGCAGGAATTCCGGGACCTCGTCAACGGCATCGTCGCCATCACCACCGAGCAGAACCGGGATAGCCACCCGGTACCGGCGGATGGTCCAAACCTTGCCTTCTCCCTGCACGGCATCAACCGCGAAGCCAAGGCCACCGCGCCGGCTGGCCGGCGGTTGCGGCAGAAGCTCATCATCTTCCTGCAGCTTGCCATCACCGTCGTGTGCTACAAGCTCGGCATTCCACTCGGTCGCTTCGACGCCCGCCGCTACAAGCGCGACGTCGCCGGCAATTCCGATTTTCGCAAGTTCGATGACGGGCTGAAGATGACGATCGACGTCGACGCCGAACACCTGAAACGGATCGAAACGCTACTGGAAGCGGCGCGGGCCAAGGGCATTGCCCGCTACGGCCTGCATCGGCAGGCCTCGGCGCTGATGACCTGCTTCGTGCCGACGCCGATCTCGCGCGACCACATGCATTTCATCGACGGTGCGGCCGGCGGTTATGCGGTGGCCGCGAGCCGGATGACCGGCAAATCGCTTTCTACAGCGCCGAGCATGATTTAA
- a CDS encoding Txe/YoeB family addiction module toxin has product MKLLWTPNSWEEYEYWQKNDQKMVEKINELLKDTKRSPFKGLGKPEPLKGDLSGFWSRRILGEHRLVYCVTGKGSNQQLKIIQCRFHYEK; this is encoded by the coding sequence ATGAAATTGCTATGGACTCCTAATTCCTGGGAAGAGTACGAATACTGGCAGAAAAACGACCAGAAGATGGTCGAGAAAATCAACGAACTGCTGAAGGATACAAAAAGGTCACCCTTTAAAGGTCTTGGCAAGCCAGAGCCACTGAAGGGCGATCTATCCGGATTTTGGTCAAGGCGCATCCTCGGGGAGCATCGGCTCGTCTACTGCGTCACTGGCAAGGGTTCCAACCAGCAGCTGAAAATCATCCAGTGCCGATTTCATTACGAAAAATAG
- a CDS encoding type II toxin-antitoxin system Phd/YefM family antitoxin — protein sequence MAHVRLTEFRQNIATYFDQVLSSRAPLLVTRQGSEAMVLVAEGEYESMQETLHLLSTPANSARLRESIGQLRKGQVVESDPTL from the coding sequence ATGGCCCATGTTCGCTTGACGGAGTTCCGGCAAAACATTGCAACCTATTTTGATCAAGTCCTCTCTTCTCGGGCTCCTCTGCTTGTGACCCGTCAAGGCTCGGAAGCAATGGTGCTGGTTGCCGAAGGCGAGTACGAGAGTATGCAAGAGACGCTACACCTGCTCTCGACGCCTGCTAATTCTGCCCGGCTACGCGAAAGTATAGGACAGCTTCGAAAGGGGCAGGTGGTAGAGAGCGATCCCACTCTCTGA
- a CDS encoding nucleotide sugar dehydrogenase, whose amino-acid sequence MTISPFDTLLQKIETRAARAGIIGLGYVGLPLAMAVARSGFAVTGFDIDPGKMVALDARRSYIDAVSDEALSAEIDAGRFKATTDFAGLAECDVVIICVPTPLTKHRDPDLSFVEATSRSIAAHLRPGQLVVLESTTYPGTTDDVVKVILEGTGLKSGSDFFVGFSPEREDPGNQHYHTATIPKVVAGDGPEALALMKTFYGAAVSSVVPVSSNATAEAVKLTENIFRSVNIALVNELKTVYAAMGIDVWEVIDAAKTKPFGYMPFYPGPGLGGHCIPIDPFYLTWKSREYELPTRFIELAGEINSAMPRYVVGKLAEALDIRAGKALSRSRVLVLGLAYKKNVADIRESPSLRLIEIIEERGGHADYHDPFVAEIPPTREYQALKGRKSVTLTPDTIAGYDAVLVATDHDRVDYAALAKSASLIIDTRNVFNRLGLSADHVIKA is encoded by the coding sequence TTGACCATCTCCCCCTTCGATACGCTTTTGCAGAAGATCGAAACCCGCGCGGCCCGTGCCGGCATCATCGGCCTCGGCTATGTCGGCCTGCCGCTGGCGATGGCGGTGGCGCGCAGCGGCTTTGCGGTCACCGGCTTCGACATCGATCCGGGCAAGATGGTGGCGCTCGATGCCCGCCGCTCCTATATCGACGCGGTGAGCGACGAGGCGCTTTCGGCCGAGATCGATGCGGGCCGCTTCAAGGCGACGACCGATTTCGCCGGCCTTGCCGAGTGCGACGTCGTCATCATCTGCGTGCCGACGCCGCTCACCAAGCATCGCGATCCCGATCTTTCCTTCGTCGAGGCGACGTCGCGCTCGATCGCCGCGCATTTGCGCCCCGGTCAGCTCGTCGTGCTGGAATCGACCACTTATCCCGGCACGACCGATGACGTGGTGAAGGTCATTCTCGAAGGCACCGGGCTGAAGTCCGGCTCGGACTTCTTCGTCGGCTTTTCGCCGGAGCGCGAGGATCCCGGCAACCAGCATTATCATACCGCCACCATCCCGAAGGTCGTCGCCGGCGACGGGCCCGAGGCGCTGGCGTTGATGAAGACCTTCTACGGTGCGGCGGTATCATCCGTCGTTCCTGTTTCTTCGAATGCGACGGCCGAGGCGGTGAAGCTCACCGAAAACATCTTCCGCTCGGTCAACATCGCCCTCGTCAACGAGCTGAAGACCGTCTATGCGGCCATGGGCATCGACGTCTGGGAAGTGATCGACGCGGCCAAGACCAAGCCCTTCGGCTACATGCCCTTCTATCCCGGCCCCGGCCTCGGCGGCCATTGCATCCCGATCGATCCCTTCTACCTCACCTGGAAATCGCGCGAGTACGAGCTGCCGACCCGCTTCATCGAGCTCGCCGGCGAGATCAATTCGGCAATGCCGCGTTATGTCGTCGGCAAGCTCGCCGAAGCCCTCGACATTCGCGCCGGCAAGGCATTGAGCCGCAGCAGGGTGCTGGTGCTCGGGCTCGCCTACAAGAAGAACGTCGCCGATATCCGCGAGAGCCCGTCGCTGCGGCTGATCGAGATCATCGAGGAGCGTGGCGGACACGCAGATTACCATGATCCCTTCGTCGCCGAGATTCCGCCGACGCGCGAATACCAGGCGCTGAAAGGCCGCAAGTCGGTGACGCTGACGCCAGATACCATTGCCGGCTACGATGCGGTGCTGGTCGCGACCGACCACGATCGGGTCGATTATGCGGCGCTCGCAAAAAGCGCCTCGCTCATTATCGACACCCGCAACGTCTTCAACCGGCTCGGCCTCTCGGCCGATCACGTCATAAAGGCGTGA
- a CDS encoding adenylate/guanylate cyclase domain-containing protein: MSTIESSVSSILLDRVAEWLTNSSLAGDELENIVRGFCERLTAAGLPLARVHLSFSMLHPLYDALSFTWRRASGVTIEGFRMPAGQKPDRFLQSPYYYLLDNNLQHIRRRLMQDGPNEFPIFEDLRKDSITDYLAFVQPFGDGSVQGMMGSWSTDHNTGFSDDMIDALLRMQNHLAVAAKMAVLGKLANNMLTTYLGGDAGKRVLNGQIRRGDGETIRAALVMGDMRESTMYAEKEGRQAYIDTLNQFFDAIAAPFNRNGGEILSFLGDGFLAVYPCGRHKDPSKIACEAALSAVHQAQARVAELNRDREQKGLTRVGYGIGLHVGNVMFGNVGLKDRLTFSAFGSAVNEVQRLQILTKKYGREVVASQAFAGYCGGEWTTLGEEKLRGIRQKVTVLQPRAPAPAINVDESFREAVQNGLSEAEQVILLHRDAKKHVERTSMEKFIQ, from the coding sequence ATGAGCACGATCGAATCCAGCGTGTCCTCCATCCTGTTGGACCGGGTCGCTGAATGGCTGACGAACTCTTCGTTGGCCGGAGACGAGCTTGAAAACATCGTCCGCGGTTTCTGCGAAAGGCTAACGGCTGCAGGCCTGCCGCTTGCGCGCGTGCATCTTTCTTTCTCGATGCTGCATCCGCTCTACGATGCCCTCAGCTTCACATGGCGGCGCGCCAGCGGCGTCACCATCGAGGGCTTCCGCATGCCCGCCGGGCAAAAGCCGGACCGCTTCCTGCAGAGCCCCTATTATTACCTGCTCGACAACAATCTGCAGCACATCCGTCGCCGGCTGATGCAGGATGGGCCGAACGAATTTCCGATTTTCGAGGATCTGCGCAAGGACAGCATCACCGATTACCTGGCCTTCGTGCAGCCCTTCGGCGACGGCTCGGTGCAGGGCATGATGGGTTCCTGGTCGACGGACCACAACACCGGCTTTTCCGACGACATGATCGATGCGCTGCTCAGGATGCAGAACCATCTGGCGGTCGCCGCCAAGATGGCGGTACTCGGCAAGCTCGCCAACAACATGCTGACCACCTATCTCGGCGGCGACGCCGGCAAGCGGGTGCTGAACGGCCAAATCCGCCGCGGCGACGGTGAGACGATCCGCGCGGCGCTGGTCATGGGCGACATGCGCGAATCCACCATGTATGCCGAAAAGGAAGGCCGGCAGGCCTATATCGACACGCTGAACCAGTTCTTCGACGCGATCGCCGCCCCCTTCAACCGCAACGGCGGCGAGATCCTGAGTTTCCTCGGCGACGGCTTCCTCGCAGTCTATCCTTGCGGACGCCACAAGGATCCATCGAAAATTGCCTGCGAGGCGGCGCTTTCGGCCGTGCACCAAGCGCAGGCGCGGGTCGCCGAGCTCAACAGGGACCGCGAGCAGAAGGGCCTGACCAGGGTCGGCTACGGCATCGGCCTGCACGTCGGCAACGTCATGTTCGGCAATGTCGGTCTCAAGGACCGCCTGACCTTCTCCGCCTTCGGCTCGGCGGTCAACGAGGTCCAACGTCTGCAGATCCTGACCAAGAAATACGGCCGCGAGGTCGTCGCCAGCCAGGCCTTCGCCGGCTATTGCGGCGGCGAATGGACGACGCTCGGCGAGGAGAAGCTGCGCGGCATCCGCCAGAAGGTGACCGTGCTGCAGCCGCGCGCGCCGGCGCCGGCGATCAATGTCGACGAGAGCTTCCGCGAGGCCGTGCAGAACGGACTTTCAGAAGCCGAGCAGGTCATTCTCCTGCATCGCGATGCAAAGAAACATGTCGAGCGCACCAGCATGGAGAAGTTCATCCAGTAA
- a CDS encoding ABC transporter ATP-binding protein, with protein MASAADLLRIENLDVSFSVFGDRLRVVKQANLRILPGKVTALVGESGSGKSVISQSIMGILPNPAKASGSILFTDPLDGSTTDILSFPRDSEEMRDLRGRRMATIFQEPMTSLSPLHTIGNQISEVLLIHTDADKQEAREKTEEMLGLVGFSNPHRTYDMYPFELSGGMRQRAMIAMALICKPALLIADEPTTALDVTIQAQILELLRELQAKLGMAMLLITHDLGIVANMADEVVVIYHGEIMEAGPVEDIFRNPQHPYLKGLMAAVPHFDMKPGERLKALREVTVNLESLVGKKKPLQAEAPGVLLSVANLSKTYKTRKRSFFGKHEATVLRAVDDVSFDIRRGECLGLVGESGCGKTTLSKILMRAITPDSGAVVFNDGKEVVDVLSVKGSELQDMRTKIQMVFQDPVSSLSPRMTVRNILSEPLEIHDRGDSDERKRKVEGLMAAIGLDKRYLSRYPHSFSGGQRQRIGIARALALGPKLVILDEPVSALDVSVQAQILNLLKDLQKELGLTYLFISHNLAVVDYMADRIAVMCKGRIVEIAPREIILRDPVHPYTKSLLAAVPFPDLDRPLDFKALRENGAADKQNWGATFTAEHDDASELAYADLGDGHLVRARKGADARELR; from the coding sequence ATGGCGTCTGCAGCGGATCTGTTGCGTATTGAAAATCTCGACGTCTCCTTCTCGGTTTTCGGTGACCGGCTACGCGTCGTAAAACAAGCCAATCTTCGCATTCTTCCGGGCAAGGTCACCGCTCTCGTCGGTGAATCCGGCTCCGGAAAATCGGTGATCAGCCAGTCGATCATGGGCATCCTGCCCAATCCTGCCAAGGCCTCCGGCAGCATCCTTTTCACCGATCCGCTCGACGGCAGCACAACCGATATCCTCTCCTTTCCGCGCGACAGCGAGGAAATGCGCGACCTGCGCGGCCGGCGCATGGCGACGATCTTCCAGGAGCCGATGACCTCGCTCTCGCCGCTGCACACGATCGGCAATCAGATCAGCGAAGTGCTGCTGATCCATACCGACGCCGACAAGCAGGAAGCCCGTGAAAAGACCGAGGAGATGCTCGGCCTGGTCGGCTTCTCCAATCCACATCGCACCTACGACATGTATCCGTTCGAACTGTCCGGCGGCATGCGGCAGCGCGCGATGATCGCCATGGCGCTGATCTGCAAGCCGGCGCTGTTGATCGCCGATGAGCCGACGACGGCGCTCGACGTGACGATCCAGGCGCAGATCCTGGAACTGCTTCGCGAGTTGCAGGCGAAGCTCGGCATGGCGATGCTGCTTATCACCCACGATCTCGGCATCGTCGCCAACATGGCCGACGAGGTGGTCGTCATCTATCACGGCGAGATCATGGAGGCCGGGCCGGTCGAGGATATCTTCCGCAATCCGCAGCATCCCTATCTCAAGGGCCTGATGGCCGCCGTTCCGCATTTCGACATGAAACCCGGCGAGCGGCTGAAAGCGTTGCGCGAGGTAACGGTCAATCTCGAGTCCCTGGTCGGCAAGAAGAAGCCGCTCCAGGCAGAGGCGCCGGGCGTCCTGCTTTCCGTCGCCAATCTCTCGAAGACCTACAAGACGCGCAAGCGCAGTTTCTTCGGCAAGCACGAAGCCACCGTCCTGCGCGCCGTCGACGACGTCAGCTTCGACATCCGCCGCGGCGAATGTCTCGGCCTGGTGGGCGAGTCCGGCTGCGGCAAGACGACGCTCAGCAAGATCCTGATGCGCGCCATCACGCCGGACAGCGGCGCGGTGGTGTTCAATGACGGCAAGGAGGTCGTCGACGTCCTCTCCGTCAAAGGCTCAGAACTGCAGGACATGCGGACCAAGATCCAGATGGTGTTCCAGGACCCGGTCTCCTCGCTCTCGCCACGCATGACGGTGCGCAACATCCTGAGTGAACCACTCGAGATCCATGACCGCGGCGACAGTGACGAGCGCAAGCGCAAGGTCGAAGGGCTGATGGCGGCAATCGGTCTCGACAAGCGTTATCTCAGCCGTTACCCGCACAGTTTTTCGGGCGGCCAGCGCCAGCGCATCGGTATCGCGCGGGCTCTCGCGCTCGGCCCGAAGCTCGTCATCCTCGACGAGCCGGTCTCGGCGCTTGACGTCTCCGTGCAGGCGCAGATCCTCAACCTGTTGAAGGACCTGCAGAAGGAACTGGGGCTTACCTATCTCTTCATTTCGCACAATCTCGCCGTCGTCGATTACATGGCCGACCGCATCGCAGTGATGTGCAAGGGCCGGATCGTCGAGATTGCGCCGCGCGAGATCATCCTGCGCGATCCGGTGCACCCCTATACGAAATCGCTGCTCGCCGCCGTCCCCTTCCCCGATCTCGACCGGCCGCTCGATTTCAAGGCGCTCAGGGAAAACGGCGCCGCCGACAAGCAGAACTGGGGCGCGACCTTCACCGCCGAGCATGACGACGCTTCCGAACTTGCCTATGCCGACCTCGGCGACGGCCATCTGGTGCGCGCCCGCAAAGGCGCCGATGCCAGGGAGTTGCGCTGA
- a CDS encoding ABC transporter substrate-binding protein, which translates to MVTRRIFLGGLVGAAIAPAMLRAEQDGEPEFLKERLASGSLPPMAERIPARPRIVNLKEMGLQPGTYGGTVRTIIGGQRDIRFMTIYGYARLVGYDKHLQFQPDILADFHAEDERVFTFTLREGHKWSDGQPFTADDFRYWWEDVILNEKLTPGGGALELRPHGSLPRFEMLDPLTVRYTWEKPNPMFLPTLAGPLPLVIVGPAHYLKQFHKKFQSDEAKMEQMMKASRVKKWQDLHIKMARSYRPENPNLPTLDPWRNTTPLPAEQFVFERNPFFHRVDETGRQLPYLDRFVLNVSSSSIIAAKAGAGEADLQATGIDFNDYTFLKEAEKRFPVKVNLWKLARGSRITLLPNLNCADEVWRGLFRDVRLRRALSLAINRHEINMVAFYGLGTPSADTVLPDSPLFKQEYADAFVKFDPDEANRLLDELGLTKRGDDGIRLLPDGRRAEITVETAGESNLDTDVLELVRDHWANIGLALYTRTSQRDVFRNRAMSGSIMMSIWYGLDNGVPTADMSPAGLAPTLDDQLQWPLWGMHYLSAGQEGAAPDLPEAAELVNLLSQWGSTAKFEERQVIWHRMLSIYTQQVFSIGLINSTPQPILRAAKLQNLPDRALYGFDPTSYLGVYMPDAFWYKEA; encoded by the coding sequence ATGGTGACGCGTCGCATTTTTCTGGGCGGCCTCGTCGGCGCGGCGATCGCGCCCGCGATGCTTCGTGCCGAACAGGACGGCGAACCGGAATTCCTCAAGGAGCGGTTGGCATCAGGCAGCCTGCCGCCGATGGCCGAGCGCATTCCCGCTCGCCCACGCATCGTCAACCTGAAGGAGATGGGGCTGCAGCCCGGCACCTATGGCGGCACGGTGCGCACCATCATCGGCGGCCAGCGCGACATCCGGTTCATGACGATTTACGGCTATGCCCGCCTGGTCGGGTATGACAAGCACCTGCAGTTCCAGCCGGATATTCTGGCCGATTTCCACGCCGAGGACGAGAGGGTCTTCACTTTCACGCTACGCGAAGGTCATAAATGGTCAGACGGCCAGCCGTTCACGGCCGACGATTTCCGCTATTGGTGGGAAGACGTCATCCTGAACGAGAAGCTGACGCCGGGCGGCGGCGCGCTGGAGCTTCGTCCGCATGGCAGCCTGCCGCGCTTCGAGATGCTCGATCCGCTGACGGTGCGCTACACCTGGGAAAAGCCCAACCCGATGTTCCTGCCGACCCTGGCGGGGCCCTTGCCCCTCGTCATCGTCGGGCCGGCGCATTACCTGAAGCAGTTCCACAAGAAATTTCAGTCCGACGAAGCGAAGATGGAACAGATGATGAAGGCCAGCCGCGTCAAGAAGTGGCAGGACCTGCACATCAAGATGGCGCGCTCGTACCGTCCTGAGAATCCGAACCTGCCGACCCTCGATCCCTGGCGCAACACGACGCCACTGCCGGCCGAGCAATTCGTCTTCGAGCGCAACCCGTTCTTCCACCGCGTCGACGAGACCGGCAGGCAGCTTCCCTATCTCGACCGTTTCGTCCTCAACGTCTCCTCCTCGTCGATCATCGCCGCCAAGGCCGGGGCCGGCGAAGCCGACCTGCAGGCGACCGGCATCGATTTCAACGACTACACTTTCCTGAAGGAGGCCGAGAAGCGCTTCCCGGTGAAGGTCAATCTCTGGAAGCTGGCGCGCGGCTCGCGCATCACGCTGCTGCCGAACCTCAACTGTGCCGACGAGGTGTGGCGCGGCCTGTTCCGCGACGTGCGCCTGCGCCGGGCGCTGTCGTTGGCGATAAACCGGCACGAAATCAACATGGTCGCTTTTTACGGACTGGGAACGCCGAGCGCCGATACCGTCCTGCCCGATAGCCCGCTCTTCAAGCAGGAATATGCCGATGCCTTCGTGAAGTTCGATCCCGACGAGGCCAACCGCCTCCTCGACGAACTCGGCTTGACCAAACGCGGCGACGACGGCATTCGGCTGCTGCCGGACGGGCGTCGCGCCGAGATCACCGTCGAGACCGCCGGCGAGAGCAATCTGGACACCGACGTGCTGGAACTGGTGCGAGATCACTGGGCCAATATCGGCCTGGCGCTCTATACCCGGACCTCGCAGCGCGATGTCTTCCGCAATCGCGCTATGAGCGGTTCGATCATGATGTCGATCTGGTACGGCCTCGACAATGGCGTGCCGACGGCCGACATGTCGCCGGCCGGCCTTGCGCCCACACTCGACGATCAGCTGCAATGGCCGCTCTGGGGCATGCATTACCTGTCCGCCGGCCAGGAAGGTGCGGCGCCCGACCTGCCGGAGGCAGCCGAGCTGGTCAACCTGCTCAGCCAATGGGGCTCGACGGCGAAGTTCGAGGAACGCCAGGTCATCTGGCACAGGATGCTGTCGATCTATACGCAGCAGGTCTTCTCGATCGGCCTCATCAACAGCACGCCGCAGCCGATCCTTCGCGCCGCCAAGCTGCAGAACCTGCCGGACAGAGCGCTCTACGGCTTCGACCCCACCTCCTATCTCGGCGTCTATATGCCGGATGCATTCTGGTACAAGGAGGCCTGA
- a CDS encoding ABC transporter permease, producing MLRYILWRIAAMVPTLFVISALVFTIIELPPGDFFESQIAELRASGETANLQEIEEMRQQYGFDKPEIVRYFYWVGGMLHGDFGYSFEYQLPVSDVVGDRLWLTMLVSFTTILLTWLIAFPIGIYSATHQYSWSDYGLTFLGLLGIAIPNFMLALILMYFANVWFGLSIGHLMDQQYLNAPMSWEKAKSILGHLWIPVIIVGTAGTAGMIRRLRANLLDEMQKQYVTTARAKGLHPMRALVKYPLRMALNFFVADIGSILPSIISGAEIVAIVLSLETTGPMLIKALQSQDMYLAGSFLMFLAFLNVIGVLISDIALGFLDPRIRLQGRSTK from the coding sequence GTGCTCAGATACATTCTCTGGCGCATCGCCGCCATGGTGCCGACGCTCTTCGTCATTTCGGCGCTGGTCTTCACCATCATCGAGCTGCCGCCGGGCGACTTCTTCGAGAGCCAGATTGCCGAGCTGCGCGCCTCCGGCGAGACCGCCAACCTTCAGGAAATCGAGGAGATGCGCCAGCAATACGGCTTCGACAAGCCGGAGATCGTGCGCTATTTCTACTGGGTCGGCGGCATGCTGCACGGCGATTTCGGCTATTCCTTCGAATACCAGCTGCCGGTTTCGGACGTGGTCGGCGATCGCCTGTGGCTGACGATGCTCGTCTCCTTCACGACGATCCTGCTCACCTGGCTGATCGCCTTTCCGATCGGCATCTATTCGGCGACGCACCAGTACAGCTGGAGTGATTACGGGCTGACCTTCCTCGGCCTGCTCGGCATCGCCATTCCGAACTTCATGCTGGCGCTGATCCTGATGTATTTCGCCAATGTCTGGTTCGGTCTGTCGATCGGCCATCTGATGGACCAGCAATATCTCAACGCGCCGATGAGCTGGGAAAAGGCGAAGTCGATCCTCGGCCATCTTTGGATCCCCGTCATCATCGTCGGCACGGCCGGGACGGCCGGCATGATCCGGCGGCTGCGCGCCAATCTTCTCGACGAGATGCAGAAGCAATATGTGACGACCGCGCGGGCCAAGGGCCTGCATCCGATGCGGGCCTTGGTCAAATATCCGCTGCGCATGGCGCTCAATTTCTTCGTCGCCGATATCGGCTCGATCCTGCCGTCGATCATTTCGGGCGCCGAAATCGTGGCGATCGTCCTGTCGCTGGAAACGACCGGGCCGATGCTGATCAAGGCGCTGCAGAGCCAGGACATGTATCTCGCCGGCTCCTTCCTGATGTTCCTGGCCTTCCTCAACGTCATCGGCGTACTGATCTCCGACATCGCCCTCGGCTTCCTCGATCCCCGTATCCGTCTGCAAGGCAGGAGCACCAAATAA